The following coding sequences lie in one Zingiber officinale cultivar Zhangliang chromosome 2B, Zo_v1.1, whole genome shotgun sequence genomic window:
- the LOC122047338 gene encoding receptor-like protein 44, with product MRCSRSPRIHSMAPTPELLLAVQLAALLLPFPRWASADPDDEACLSNLRRSLTDPSNSLRNWSRAAFAAPCDGFTSHLEGVTCNNGRVYKLTLAGLALGGAVSPFVSNCTNLQWLDLSSNQLGGGIPPEISALLNLAVLNLSVNRLTGPIPPELALCFYLNVVDLHSNQLSGDIPDGLGLLVRLSAFDVSYNHLEGPIPPSLANRTGTLPRFNASSFAGNKGLYGYPLPPAKGRGISVIAIVGIGLGSGLISLVLSFTIVCVWLRLRKQPSVDGE from the coding sequence ATGCGCTGCTCTCGATCCCCTCGAATCCATTCCATGGCGCCTACACCGGAGCTTCTCCTCGCCGTCCAGCTCGCCGCACTCCTACTCCCTTTCCCGCGGTGGGCCTCGGCGGACCCCGATGACGAGGCCTGCCTCTCCAACCTCCGGCGGTCGCTGACGGACCCCAGCAACAGCCTCCGGAACTGGAGCCGCGCTGCCTTCGCCGCCCCCTGCGACGGTTTCACCTCCCACCTCGAGGGCGTCACCTGCAACAACGGCCGCGTCTACAAGCTCACCCTCGCCGGACTCGCCCTCGGCGGCGCCGTCTCACCATTCGTCTCCAACTGCACCAACCTCCAGTGGCTGGACCTCTCCTCCAACCAGCTTGGGGGCGGTATCCCGCCGGAGATCTCCGCCCTCCTTAACCTCGCCGTTCTCAACCTCTCCGTCAACCGCCTCACAGGGCCCATTCCCCCCGAGCTCGCCCTCTGCTTCTATCTCAACGTCGTTGACCTCCACTCCAACCAGCTGTCCGGCGACATCCCCGACGGGCTCGGGCTCCTCGTCCGCCTCTCCGCCTTCGACGTCTCCTACAACCACCTCGAGGGGCCCATCCCGCCGTCGCTTGCGAATCGGACCGGGACTCTGCCGCGGTTCAACGCCAGTTCCTTCGCCGGCAACAAGGGGCTCTACGGCTACCCGCTGCCACCGGCTAAAGGGAGGGGGATTTCGGTGATCGCCATTGTCGGGATTGGACTCGGCAGCGGCCTCATCAGTTTGGTCCTCAGCTTCACCATCGTCTGCGTCTGGCTCAGGCTGAGGAAGCAGCCGTCCGTGGACGGCGAATAG
- the LOC122047339 gene encoding uncharacterized protein LOC122047339 isoform X1 translates to MATATVAVAATCSSSLLLPRRKNNDLQIWKTYDIHRLYPYSRIHFSQKHVRGSFTKLQASGDFADPKKASIHLHRLADKLLEVFPKPLKEFPWEEAKKVVLHQLVFLGKTALKWSFIVLYALSFLSDISLSISCDLELLIPVGLFIGVSLAEFLKESLQEFFKTTAKNGDFDKHLLGIGSLFVLVKCISLCFQMQGRLFLSHAANGGLMQVLWLARRLRQTDDLQNQNTRSTNIPSSSG, encoded by the exons ATGGCGACGGCGACGGTGGCGGTCGCGGCAACTTGTTCGAGTTCACTGCTTCTTCCCAGACGCAAA AACAATGATCTGCAGATCTGGAAAACTTATGACATTCATAGGCTCTATCCTTATTCCAGAATTCACTTCAGCCAGAAACATGTAAGGGGTTCGTTCACGAAATTGCAAGCTTCTGGTGATTTTGCAGACCCAAAGAAAGCTAGTATCCATCTCCATAGGTTAGCAGATAAACTGCTGGAGGTCTTTCCTAAGCCATTGAAAGAATTTCCTTGGGAGGAAGCCAAAAAAGTTGTTCTTCATCAATTAGTCTTTCTCGGAAAAACAGCTCTTAAGTGGTCCTTCATTGTGTTGTATGCTCTAAGCTTTTTATCAGACATATCTCTTTCTATCTCATGTGATTTAGAGCTTCTAATACCAGTCGGTCTCTTCATTGGTGTATCACTAGCAGAATTCTTAAAAGAATCCCTGCAAGAGTTTTTCAAGACTACTGCAAAG AATGGGGATTTCGATAAGCATCTTCTTGGCATTGGATCACTTTTTGTGCTCGTTAAGTGCATTTCTTTGTGCTTCCAAATGCAAGGGAGGTTGTTTCTTTCTCATGCTGCTAATGGTGGGCTGATGCAAGTTCTTTGGCTTGCACGGAGGTTACGGCAGACAGATGATCTCCAGAATCAAAACACCCGATCAACCAACATCCCCAGTTCTAGCGGTTAA
- the LOC122047339 gene encoding uncharacterized protein LOC122047339 isoform X2 codes for MATATVAVAATCSSSLLLPRRKIWKTYDIHRLYPYSRIHFSQKHVRGSFTKLQASGDFADPKKASIHLHRLADKLLEVFPKPLKEFPWEEAKKVVLHQLVFLGKTALKWSFIVLYALSFLSDISLSISCDLELLIPVGLFIGVSLAEFLKESLQEFFKTTAKNGDFDKHLLGIGSLFVLVKCISLCFQMQGRLFLSHAANGGLMQVLWLARRLRQTDDLQNQNTRSTNIPSSSG; via the exons ATGGCGACGGCGACGGTGGCGGTCGCGGCAACTTGTTCGAGTTCACTGCTTCTTCCCAGACGCAAA ATCTGGAAAACTTATGACATTCATAGGCTCTATCCTTATTCCAGAATTCACTTCAGCCAGAAACATGTAAGGGGTTCGTTCACGAAATTGCAAGCTTCTGGTGATTTTGCAGACCCAAAGAAAGCTAGTATCCATCTCCATAGGTTAGCAGATAAACTGCTGGAGGTCTTTCCTAAGCCATTGAAAGAATTTCCTTGGGAGGAAGCCAAAAAAGTTGTTCTTCATCAATTAGTCTTTCTCGGAAAAACAGCTCTTAAGTGGTCCTTCATTGTGTTGTATGCTCTAAGCTTTTTATCAGACATATCTCTTTCTATCTCATGTGATTTAGAGCTTCTAATACCAGTCGGTCTCTTCATTGGTGTATCACTAGCAGAATTCTTAAAAGAATCCCTGCAAGAGTTTTTCAAGACTACTGCAAAG AATGGGGATTTCGATAAGCATCTTCTTGGCATTGGATCACTTTTTGTGCTCGTTAAGTGCATTTCTTTGTGCTTCCAAATGCAAGGGAGGTTGTTTCTTTCTCATGCTGCTAATGGTGGGCTGATGCAAGTTCTTTGGCTTGCACGGAGGTTACGGCAGACAGATGATCTCCAGAATCAAAACACCCGATCAACCAACATCCCCAGTTCTAGCGGTTAA
- the LOC122047337 gene encoding branched-chain amino acid aminotransferase 2, chloroplastic-like isoform X2 translates to MERSSASCSGSRFDTARSDEDGADIPNIQISLVRSINRSDEECADMINWDELGFASVQTDFIYVMKCSLDQKFSTGALNRYGNIELSPSSGVLNYGQGLFEGLKAYRNTEGDGILLFRPEENALRMQVGAERMCMPSPSVEQFIHAVKQTVLANKRWVPPQGKGSLYIRPLLMGSGAVLGLAPAPEYTFLVFVSPVGTYFKESIHLVVKDEVHRAFPGGTGGVKAISNYAPVFKAQKQAKSEGFTDVIYLDSVQHKYLEEASACNLFVVKGNVISTPITMGTILPGITRKSVIEIARDHEYQVEERLVALEELFDADEVFCTGTAIVVASVDSITYQGQRIQFKTGDNSVSQQLYKVLTSIQMGLAKDDKNWTVEV, encoded by the exons ATGGAACGCTCCTCTGCGTCATGCTCTGGCTCTCGCTTCGACACAGCCAG GAGTGACGAAGACGGTGCTGATATTCCAAACATCCAAATTTCACTTGTGAGATCGATTAACAGGAGTGACGAAGAGTGCGCCGATATGATCAACTGGGATGAGCTCGGCTTTGCCTCTGTACAGACTGATTTTATATACGTAATGAAATGTTCTCTGGATCAAAAATTCTCAACAGGGGCTCTCAACAGATACGGAAACATTGAGCTGAGTCCTTCGTCGGGCGTTCTTAATTATGGCCAG GGTCTATTTGAAGGTCTGAAAGCATACAGGAATACAGAAGGCGATGGCATTTTGCTCTTCAGGCCAGAAGAGAATGCACTTCGCATGCAAGTCGGCGCGGAGAGGATGTGCATGCCATCTCCATCTGTCGAACAATTCATTCATGCTGTCAAACAGACCGTGCTGGCTAACAAAAGATGG GTGCCTCCTCAAGGAAAAGGATCTCTCTATATCAGGCCATTGCTGATGGGGAGCGGAGCAGTTCTTGGTTTGGCTCCAGCACCAGAATACACGTTCCTAGTCTTCGTTTCACCTGTGGGCACTTATTTTAAG GAGTCGATACATCTGGTCGTAAAGGATGAAGTTCATCGTGCCTTTCCTGGCGGAACAGGCGGAGTCAAGGCAATCAGCAATTATGCCCCG GTTTTCAAGGCACAGAAACAAGCAAAGAGTGAAGGATTCACAGATGTTATATATCTTGATTCTGTTCAGCACAAGTATTTGGAGGAGGCCTCTGCATGCAATTTATTTGTCGTAAAG GGGAATGTCATCTCGACGCCAATAACGATGGGAACCATTTTACCAGGGATCACGCGCAAGAGCGTCATTGAGATTGCACGAGATCATGAGTATCAG GTTGAGGAAAGGCTCGTTGCTCTAGAGGAACTGTTTGATGCTGATGAAGTATTTTGCACAGGAACTGCTATCGTTGTTGCTTCTGTAGACAGCATCACTTATCAAGGCCAGAG GATTCAATTCAAAACAGGAGACAACAGTGTGAGCCAGCAGCTGTACAAAGTCCTTACGTCGATTCAGATGGGCCTGGCAAAGGACGACAAAAATTGGACAGTGGAAGTTTGA
- the LOC122047337 gene encoding branched-chain amino acid aminotransferase 2, chloroplastic-like isoform X1, with translation MLSGVMERSSASCSGSRFDTARSDEDGADIPNIQISLVRSINRSDEECADMINWDELGFASVQTDFIYVMKCSLDQKFSTGALNRYGNIELSPSSGVLNYGQGLFEGLKAYRNTEGDGILLFRPEENALRMQVGAERMCMPSPSVEQFIHAVKQTVLANKRWVPPQGKGSLYIRPLLMGSGAVLGLAPAPEYTFLVFVSPVGTYFKESIHLVVKDEVHRAFPGGTGGVKAISNYAPVFKAQKQAKSEGFTDVIYLDSVQHKYLEEASACNLFVVKGNVISTPITMGTILPGITRKSVIEIARDHEYQVEERLVALEELFDADEVFCTGTAIVVASVDSITYQGQRIQFKTGDNSVSQQLYKVLTSIQMGLAKDDKNWTVEV, from the exons ATGCTTTCTGGG GTCATGGAACGCTCCTCTGCGTCATGCTCTGGCTCTCGCTTCGACACAGCCAG GAGTGACGAAGACGGTGCTGATATTCCAAACATCCAAATTTCACTTGTGAGATCGATTAACAGGAGTGACGAAGAGTGCGCCGATATGATCAACTGGGATGAGCTCGGCTTTGCCTCTGTACAGACTGATTTTATATACGTAATGAAATGTTCTCTGGATCAAAAATTCTCAACAGGGGCTCTCAACAGATACGGAAACATTGAGCTGAGTCCTTCGTCGGGCGTTCTTAATTATGGCCAG GGTCTATTTGAAGGTCTGAAAGCATACAGGAATACAGAAGGCGATGGCATTTTGCTCTTCAGGCCAGAAGAGAATGCACTTCGCATGCAAGTCGGCGCGGAGAGGATGTGCATGCCATCTCCATCTGTCGAACAATTCATTCATGCTGTCAAACAGACCGTGCTGGCTAACAAAAGATGG GTGCCTCCTCAAGGAAAAGGATCTCTCTATATCAGGCCATTGCTGATGGGGAGCGGAGCAGTTCTTGGTTTGGCTCCAGCACCAGAATACACGTTCCTAGTCTTCGTTTCACCTGTGGGCACTTATTTTAAG GAGTCGATACATCTGGTCGTAAAGGATGAAGTTCATCGTGCCTTTCCTGGCGGAACAGGCGGAGTCAAGGCAATCAGCAATTATGCCCCG GTTTTCAAGGCACAGAAACAAGCAAAGAGTGAAGGATTCACAGATGTTATATATCTTGATTCTGTTCAGCACAAGTATTTGGAGGAGGCCTCTGCATGCAATTTATTTGTCGTAAAG GGGAATGTCATCTCGACGCCAATAACGATGGGAACCATTTTACCAGGGATCACGCGCAAGAGCGTCATTGAGATTGCACGAGATCATGAGTATCAG GTTGAGGAAAGGCTCGTTGCTCTAGAGGAACTGTTTGATGCTGATGAAGTATTTTGCACAGGAACTGCTATCGTTGTTGCTTCTGTAGACAGCATCACTTATCAAGGCCAGAG GATTCAATTCAAAACAGGAGACAACAGTGTGAGCCAGCAGCTGTACAAAGTCCTTACGTCGATTCAGATGGGCCTGGCAAAGGACGACAAAAATTGGACAGTGGAAGTTTGA
- the LOC122047337 gene encoding branched-chain amino acid aminotransferase 2, chloroplastic-like isoform X4, which translates to MERSSASCSGSRFDTARSDEECADMINWDELGFASVQTDFIYVMKCSLDQKFSTGALNRYGNIELSPSSGVLNYGQGLFEGLKAYRNTEGDGILLFRPEENALRMQVGAERMCMPSPSVEQFIHAVKQTVLANKRWVPPQGKGSLYIRPLLMGSGAVLGLAPAPEYTFLVFVSPVGTYFKESIHLVVKDEVHRAFPGGTGGVKAISNYAPVFKAQKQAKSEGFTDVIYLDSVQHKYLEEASACNLFVVKGNVISTPITMGTILPGITRKSVIEIARDHEYQVEERLVALEELFDADEVFCTGTAIVVASVDSITYQGQRIQFKTGDNSVSQQLYKVLTSIQMGLAKDDKNWTVEV; encoded by the exons ATGGAACGCTCCTCTGCGTCATGCTCTGGCTCTCGCTTCGACACAGCCAG GAGTGACGAAGAGTGCGCCGATATGATCAACTGGGATGAGCTCGGCTTTGCCTCTGTACAGACTGATTTTATATACGTAATGAAATGTTCTCTGGATCAAAAATTCTCAACAGGGGCTCTCAACAGATACGGAAACATTGAGCTGAGTCCTTCGTCGGGCGTTCTTAATTATGGCCAG GGTCTATTTGAAGGTCTGAAAGCATACAGGAATACAGAAGGCGATGGCATTTTGCTCTTCAGGCCAGAAGAGAATGCACTTCGCATGCAAGTCGGCGCGGAGAGGATGTGCATGCCATCTCCATCTGTCGAACAATTCATTCATGCTGTCAAACAGACCGTGCTGGCTAACAAAAGATGG GTGCCTCCTCAAGGAAAAGGATCTCTCTATATCAGGCCATTGCTGATGGGGAGCGGAGCAGTTCTTGGTTTGGCTCCAGCACCAGAATACACGTTCCTAGTCTTCGTTTCACCTGTGGGCACTTATTTTAAG GAGTCGATACATCTGGTCGTAAAGGATGAAGTTCATCGTGCCTTTCCTGGCGGAACAGGCGGAGTCAAGGCAATCAGCAATTATGCCCCG GTTTTCAAGGCACAGAAACAAGCAAAGAGTGAAGGATTCACAGATGTTATATATCTTGATTCTGTTCAGCACAAGTATTTGGAGGAGGCCTCTGCATGCAATTTATTTGTCGTAAAG GGGAATGTCATCTCGACGCCAATAACGATGGGAACCATTTTACCAGGGATCACGCGCAAGAGCGTCATTGAGATTGCACGAGATCATGAGTATCAG GTTGAGGAAAGGCTCGTTGCTCTAGAGGAACTGTTTGATGCTGATGAAGTATTTTGCACAGGAACTGCTATCGTTGTTGCTTCTGTAGACAGCATCACTTATCAAGGCCAGAG GATTCAATTCAAAACAGGAGACAACAGTGTGAGCCAGCAGCTGTACAAAGTCCTTACGTCGATTCAGATGGGCCTGGCAAAGGACGACAAAAATTGGACAGTGGAAGTTTGA
- the LOC122047337 gene encoding branched-chain amino acid aminotransferase 2, chloroplastic-like isoform X3 → MLSGVMERSSASCSGSRFDTARSDEECADMINWDELGFASVQTDFIYVMKCSLDQKFSTGALNRYGNIELSPSSGVLNYGQGLFEGLKAYRNTEGDGILLFRPEENALRMQVGAERMCMPSPSVEQFIHAVKQTVLANKRWVPPQGKGSLYIRPLLMGSGAVLGLAPAPEYTFLVFVSPVGTYFKESIHLVVKDEVHRAFPGGTGGVKAISNYAPVFKAQKQAKSEGFTDVIYLDSVQHKYLEEASACNLFVVKGNVISTPITMGTILPGITRKSVIEIARDHEYQVEERLVALEELFDADEVFCTGTAIVVASVDSITYQGQRIQFKTGDNSVSQQLYKVLTSIQMGLAKDDKNWTVEV, encoded by the exons ATGCTTTCTGGG GTCATGGAACGCTCCTCTGCGTCATGCTCTGGCTCTCGCTTCGACACAGCCAG GAGTGACGAAGAGTGCGCCGATATGATCAACTGGGATGAGCTCGGCTTTGCCTCTGTACAGACTGATTTTATATACGTAATGAAATGTTCTCTGGATCAAAAATTCTCAACAGGGGCTCTCAACAGATACGGAAACATTGAGCTGAGTCCTTCGTCGGGCGTTCTTAATTATGGCCAG GGTCTATTTGAAGGTCTGAAAGCATACAGGAATACAGAAGGCGATGGCATTTTGCTCTTCAGGCCAGAAGAGAATGCACTTCGCATGCAAGTCGGCGCGGAGAGGATGTGCATGCCATCTCCATCTGTCGAACAATTCATTCATGCTGTCAAACAGACCGTGCTGGCTAACAAAAGATGG GTGCCTCCTCAAGGAAAAGGATCTCTCTATATCAGGCCATTGCTGATGGGGAGCGGAGCAGTTCTTGGTTTGGCTCCAGCACCAGAATACACGTTCCTAGTCTTCGTTTCACCTGTGGGCACTTATTTTAAG GAGTCGATACATCTGGTCGTAAAGGATGAAGTTCATCGTGCCTTTCCTGGCGGAACAGGCGGAGTCAAGGCAATCAGCAATTATGCCCCG GTTTTCAAGGCACAGAAACAAGCAAAGAGTGAAGGATTCACAGATGTTATATATCTTGATTCTGTTCAGCACAAGTATTTGGAGGAGGCCTCTGCATGCAATTTATTTGTCGTAAAG GGGAATGTCATCTCGACGCCAATAACGATGGGAACCATTTTACCAGGGATCACGCGCAAGAGCGTCATTGAGATTGCACGAGATCATGAGTATCAG GTTGAGGAAAGGCTCGTTGCTCTAGAGGAACTGTTTGATGCTGATGAAGTATTTTGCACAGGAACTGCTATCGTTGTTGCTTCTGTAGACAGCATCACTTATCAAGGCCAGAG GATTCAATTCAAAACAGGAGACAACAGTGTGAGCCAGCAGCTGTACAAAGTCCTTACGTCGATTCAGATGGGCCTGGCAAAGGACGACAAAAATTGGACAGTGGAAGTTTGA
- the LOC122047340 gene encoding homeobox-leucine zipper protein HOX19-like: MNDAVSLEADVCDTSLALGLAVTGSGGNRKRPPLALSLSGDGRENRAASPPHSAISSYSAAREPSPEVKKEKKFTDGEGAAYVGSDGGGKKKLRLTKEQSAMLEDRFKEQSTLNPKQKHALSKQLNLRPRQVEVWFQNRRARTKLKQTEVDCEFLKRCCESLTDENRRLHRELQELKSLKLPSPPPPPPPAVYMQFPAATLSVCPSCKAIVPGSKGGAGEPLAVAPKTQLFSSNPFIHSTTC, encoded by the exons ATGAACGACGCTGTCAGTCTGGAGGCCGATGTCTGCGACACCAGCCTTGCCCTCGGCTTGGCCGTCACGGGAAGCGGCGGCAACCGCAAGCGTCCGCCACTTGCCCTGAGCCTCTCGGGCGACGGCAGGGAGAACAGGGCAGCGTCTCCGCCACACAGCGCCATTTCGTCCTACTCTGCAGCCCGCGAACCATCGCCCGAGgtcaaaaaggagaagaaattTACAGACGGGGAGGGTGCTGCTTACGTGGGCAGTGACGGCGGAGGGAAGAAGAAGCTGAGGCTCACCAAGGAGCAGTCGGCCATGTTGGAGGACCGCTTCAAGGAGCAGAGCACCCTGAATCCC AAACAGAAGCATGCCCTGTCGAAGCAATTAAACCTGCGGCCGCGGCAGGTGGAGGTCTGGTTCCAGAACAGAAGAGCGAG GACGAAGCTGAAGCAGACGGAGGTCGACTGTGAGTTCCTAAAGCGGTGCTGCGAATCGCTGACCGACGAGAACCGGCGACTGCACAGGGAGCTGCAGGAGCTGAAGTCCCTAAAATTGccatcgccgccgccgccgccgcctccggcAGTCTACATGCAATTTCCGGCAGCAACCCTTTCCGTGTGCCCCTCCTGCAAGGCCATCGTCCCCGGGAGCAAGGGCGGGGCCGGCGAGCCGCTGGCGGTGGCTCCGAAGACCCAGTTATTTAGTAGTAATCCTTTCATCCACTCCACGACGTGTTGA